A region from the Panicum hallii strain FIL2 chromosome 1, PHallii_v3.1, whole genome shotgun sequence genome encodes:
- the LOC112878817 gene encoding probable glycosyltransferase 7: protein MPQRAAKPSLLVDALLFAAGGVVATVLLLALANPFAYYDEGEGALHAGSSPGGGGRTFYDDPVLAYTVDRPIAGWDEKRAGWARARPELSRGEERVLMVSGSQPAPCGAPGGDNTLTRLLKNKADYCRLHGVQLLYNTALLRPSMDRYWAKIPAIRAAMVAHPEAEWVWWVDSDAVLTDMDFRLPLRRYRGHNLVVHGWPRLVFEARSWTSLNAGVFLIRNCQWSLDFMDAWAAMGPDSPDYRRWGTVLKSTFGDKVFDESDDQSALVYMLLQSGSPWREKVFLESDYYFEGYWLEIVGRLGNITERYEAMERRPGSAALRRRRAEVEHAAHAAARNAALAGAGLSEAGVNGWRRPFVTHFTGCQPCSGQRNEHYTGASCDEGMRRALNFADDQVLRAYGFRHAGPLSDDVQPLPFDYPATASQ from the coding sequence ATGCCGCAGCGCGCCGCGAAGCCGTCGTTGCTCGTCGACGCGCTCCTCTTCGCCGCGGGCGGCGTCGTCGCCACGGTGCTGCTGCTCGCGCTCGCCAACCCGTTCGCCTACTACGACGAGGGAGAGGGCGCCCTGCACGCCGGCTCctccccgggcggcggcggccgcacgTTCTACGATGACCCGGTGCTGGCGTACACCGTGGACCGGCCCATCGCGGGGTGGGACGAGAAGCGCGCCGGGtgggcgcgcgcgcgcccggagCTCTCCCGCGGCGAGGAGCGCGTCCTGATGGTGTCCGGCTCGCAGCCGGCGCCGTGCGGGGCCCCCGGCGGCGACAACACGCTGACGCGGCTGCTGAAGAACAAGGCGGACTACTGCCGGCTCCACGGCGTGCAACTGCTGTACAACACGGCGCTGCTGCGGCCGTCGATGGACCGGTACTGGGCCAAGATACCGGCGATCCGCGCCGCCATGGTGGCGCACCCGGAGGCGGAGTGGGTGTGGTGGGTGGACTCGGACGCCGTGCTCACCGACATGGACTTCCGCCTCCCCCTGCGCCGGTACCGCGGCCACAACCTCGTCGTCCACGGCTGGCCGCGCCTCGTGTTCGAGGCCAGGTCCTGGACCAGCCTCAACGCCGGGGTGTTCCTCATCCGGAACTGCCAGTGGTCGCTCGACTTCATGGACGCGTGGGCCGCCATGGGGCCCGACTCCCCGGACTACCGGCGCTGGGGCACCGTGCTCAAGTCCACGTTCGGGGACAAGGTGTTCGACGAGTCGGACGACCAGTCGGCGCTCGTGTACATGCTGCTGCAGAGCGGCAGCCCGTGGCGggagaaggtgttcctcgagaGCGACTACTACTTCGAGGGCTACTGGCTGGAGATCGTGGGGCGGCTCGGCAACATCACGGAGCGTTACGAGGCGATGGAGCGGCGACCGGGGTCGGCCGCgctgcgacggcggcgcgcggaggtcGAGCACGCGGCGCACGCCGCGGCGAGGAACGCGGCGCTGGCGGGGGCCGGGCTGTCGGAGGCCGGGGTGAACGGGTGGCGCCGgcccttcgtgacgcacttcacgGGGTGCCAGCCCTGCAGCGGGCAGCGGAACGAGCACTACACCGGGGCCAGCTGCGACGAGGGCATGCGCCGCGCGCTCAACTTTGCCGACGACCAGGTGCTCAGGGCGTACGGGTTCCGGCACGCCGGGCCGCTCAGCGACGACGTGCAGCCGCTGCCGTTCGATTACCCCGCGACTGCTAGTCAGTGA
- the LOC112902959 gene encoding zinc finger protein CONSTANS-LIKE 9-like, with protein MAALCDFCGKQRSMIYCRSDAASLCLSCDRNVHSANALSRRHTRTLLCDRCCSQPAAVRCIEENTSLCQNCDWNGHDAASGATGHKRQAINCYSGCPSSAELSRIWSFVMDIPTVAAEPNCEDGMSMMTIDDGDVTNHCGASDDKRLLEIASTALMSDPPTGDKLKPLIGSSSGDGFNVLPLATNQPAGPVSMTQKVPYAADDDKFNDGSMYEDLCVDDTDLTFENYEELFGTSHIQTEQLFDDAGIDSYFEMKEMPPFDSNEEHKYMQLECSNVVSADSAMSNPGAQADSSLCIPVRQVRSSISQSFSGLTGESSAGDHQDCGVSPMLLMGEAPWHPPGPEGSVAGGSRDSALTRYKEKKKRRKFDKKIRYASRKARADVRKRVKGRFIKAGEAYDYDPLNQTRSY; from the exons ATGGCTGCCCTTTGTGATTTCTGTGGGAAACAAAGGTCAATGATCTACTGCAGATCAGATGCGGCATCCTTGTGCTTGTCATGTGATCGTAATGTTCATTCAGCTAATGCGCTGTCCCGCCGTCACACAAGGACCCTTCTTTGTGATCGTTGTTGCTCACAGCCTGCAGCTGTCCGCTGTATTGAAGAGAACACATCACTTTGCCAAAATTGTGATTGGAATGGGCATGATGCAGCATCAGGGGCTACTGGGCATAAAAGGCAGGCCATAAACTGTTACTCCGGGTGCCCATCATCGGCAGAGCTTTCGAGAATCTGGTCATTTGTTATGGATATCCCTACTGTAGCTGCTGAGCCCAACTGTGAGGATGGAATGAGCATGATGACAATTGATGATGGTGATGTGACTAATCATTGTGGTGCTTCAGATGATAAAAGATTGTTGGAAATAGCTAGCACAGCACTCATGAGTGATCCACCCACTGGTGACAAGCTTAAACCTCTGATTGGCTCTTCTTCAGGTGATGGATTCAATGTTCTGCCACTAGCCACTAATCAGCCTGCTGGACCAGTTTCAATGACGCAAAAG GTACCTTATGCTGCAGACGATGATAAGTTCAATGATGGTAGCATGTATGAGGACTTATGTGTGGATGATACTGACCTGACATTCGAGAATTATGAAGAACTGTTTGGTACCTCTCATATTCAAACAGAGCAACTCTTTGACGATGCTGGAATTGACAGTTACTTTGAAATGAAGGAAATGCCACCTTTTGATTCTAATGAg GAGCACAAATATATGCAGCTGGAATGTAGCAATGTTGTTTCAGCTGATTCTGCGATGTCAAACCCAGGAGCACAGGCTGATTCCAGCCTTTGTATTCCTGTTAGGCAAGTTAGATCCAGTATATCCCAATCCTTCTCTGGTTTGACTGGTGAAAGCAGTGCTGGAGATCACCAAGATTGTGGGGTATCACCAATGCTCCTCATGGGTGAAGCACCCTGGCATCCTCCTGGTCCTGAGGGCTCAGTTGCTGGAGGCAGCAGAGATAGTGCTCTCACACGAtacaaggagaagaagaagagacgGAA GTTTGACAAGAAGATCAGATATGCTTCTCGCAAGGCTAGGGCAGACGTGAGAAAAAGGGTCAAGGGACGTTTTATCAAGGCTGGCGAAGCGTATGACTACGATCCGCTAAACCAAACAAGAAGCTACTGA
- the LOC112878853 gene encoding DNA-directed RNA polymerase II subunit 4-like, which translates to MDRVPNGKHKGSVNRPGVVVLDSSDSGSDSEGFVEELTPVHSKSNGKASSGSLKTGGKGSSFSKGEASHGKAYSGGKGGKGSSSNVVPTKSDAELKLELDIPPNSKMLMNCEAAELLQEIHEHMAILSEDPKIKIPESFDKAFQYAKDGNHFRTASSVKQALEPLKKCGVNDGEICMIANIGPETVEEVYALVPSLKANRSVNEGPITEVLAALANIKAVK; encoded by the exons ATGGATCGAGTACCGAATGGAAAGCACAAGGGTTCTGTCAACCGGCCAGGAGTCGTTGTGCTTGATTCATCAGATTCTGGCTCTGACTCTGAAG GTTTTGTAGAAGAGCTTACTCCTGTTCACTCCAAGTCAAACGGTAAGGCTTCATCTGGGAGCCTAAAAACTGGTGGAAAGGGTTCGTCTTTCTCTAAAG GAGAAGCAAGCCATGGAAAGGCATACAGTGGTGGCAAAGGTGGAAAGGGCTCTTCATCAAATGTAGTGCCTACTAAGTCTGATGCAGAACTAAAGCTGGAGCTTG ATATCCCTCCAAACTCTAAGATGCTAATGAATTGTGAAGCAGCTGAATTGTTGCAAGAAATTCACGAGCATATGGCTATATTATCAGAGGATCCCAAAATCAAAATTCCTGA GTCATTTGACAAAGCTTTCCAATATGCAAAAGATGGAAACCATTTCAGAACTGCTAGCTCTGTAAAACAAGCTCTGGA ACCACTTAAAAAATGTGGTGTTAATGATGGCGAG ATATGCATGATAGCAAACATTGGGCCAGAGACCGTTGAAGAGGTATATGCACTGGTGCCATCTCTCAAG GCCAATAGGTCAGTTAACGAAGGTCCAATCACCGAAGTTCTTGCGGCTCTTGCTAACATAAAAGCAGTCAAGTGA
- the LOC112882228 gene encoding enhancer of mRNA-decapping protein 4-like isoform X1, translating to MASPTGNPNPNPNPPFELGKLFRPPNPMPTATAAPIFPGAAGGPAGPPPPSGPYSYPPVTPPFHRGPYLHYPQDPHAMPRPVVSFPMPNPNLNPNPSANPNAAVPGPNPGVRLMQLLGNSGPTQLETAVSMPPPTSEFAQPQPLPAMPSAAPARMLSSTSSKVPRGRLLGGGERAVHDIDSRLPGEAHPPQLEVTPITKYTSDPGLVLGRQIAVNRTYIVYGLKLGNIRVLNINTALRSLLRGHTQRVTDMAFFAEDVHRLASASVDGRIYVWRIDEGPDEENKPQITGKIEIAIQIVGDVEAYHPRICWHSHKQEILFVGIGNCVLRIDTTKVGRGRDFAVEEPVKCHLEKLIDGVRLVGKHDGDVTDLSISQWMSTRLASGSKDGTVKIWDDRKPVPLSILKPHDGQAVYSVAFLTAPERPNHINLITAGPLNREIKIWASTNEDGWLLPSDSESWNCTQTLELVSSLEPRVEEAFFNQVAVLPQASLILLANAKKNAIYAVHVEYGPDPASTRLDYIADFTVAMPILSLTGTHEGQSDGEQVVQVYCVQTMAIQQYGLELSLCSPPTADTTGFGRDPAISRVYEAPPEVAGTELSTTTSKPPAVDQSAGNAATYSPIVASVNSEVVISCYLSAEFDPKPSASPLAYSEGDGSVHLPSAPLASKMEVPVSGAAPGTRDMDQSAFDYTTNRNMERDALKRQDTPMPMRKDILGKDELRDGHGDVAMLPNPRLMFQVGGNATHLVTPSEIISGTLSSTENNDVSKSDGGKIQDVSSRSSRIAEVEPKQIDESKPDQNSGLETVKETQIVCENMEKTRSLEQTVEMISERSVTTDKYSVEESELPSDKPTLDHTGVADENVIKKSVEMPEKSDYSAASREQSSSYTKEEKVLHPQTSGQPSPPVSAFNSTESHEPLSSAYPPISSFPEVAATQGMLQQLIGMQKDMEKQLSTMIPASVAKESKKLETSLGRSMEKSIKAHIDAIWFRLQEENTKREKADTERMQQLVTLITNSINKDIPANLEKSLKKEISSLGPVVARAISPIIEKCLASAVSDSVQKGVGDKVCNQLDKSISGKLEATLARQIQMQFHTSVKQALQDALRTSFESLLVPAFEQSCKTMFEQVDGAFQKGMSEHTVAIQQQVEAAHTPLALTLKETINSASSITQSFSSELLDGQRKLLALVASGNTKAHNTNSLQPINGPLSGPQEVEAPLDPMKELGRLISERKFDEAFTMALQRSDVSIVSWLCSQVDLRALLAMVPVPLNQGVLLALLQQLAVDINNETSRKVQWMTDVAMAINPADPMIAVHVRPIFEQVYSQLAHQRALPTTSASDGTSIRVIMHVINSVLLSYK from the exons ATGGCGTCTCCCACcggaaaccctaaccctaaccccaaTCCACCATTCGAGCTGGGGAAGCTCTTCAGGCCACCGAACCCCAtgcccaccgccaccgccgcgcccaTCTTCCCCGGTGCCGCCGGAGGCCCCgcgggcccgccgccgccgtccggtcCCTACTCCTACCCTCCGGTGACCCCGCCCTTCCACCGGGGACCCTACCTGCACTATCCGCAGGACCCCCACGCCATGCCCCGCCCCGTCGTCTCCTTCCCCATGCCAAACCCAAACCTcaaccccaacccgagcgctaACCCCAACGCCGCTGTCCCGGGCCCCAACCCCGGCGTGCGCCTCATGCAGCTGCTCGGAAACTCCGGGCCGACTCAACTCGAGACCGCCGTCTCCATGCCCCCGCCGACGTCGGAGTTCGCGCAGCCGCAGCCTCTACCGGCGATGCCgtccgcggcgccggcgaggatgCTGAGCAGCACCAGCAGTAAGGTGCCCAGGGGACGGTTGCTTGGCGGCGGGGAACGAGCGGTGCACGATATTGACTCGAGGCTGCCTGGGGAGGCGCATCCACCACAGCTGGAGGTGACACCGATCACCAAATACACGTCGGATCCGGGGCTCGTGCTGGGCAGGCAGATCGCGGTGAACCGAACGTACATCGTGTATGGGCTCAAGCTCGGGAACATCCGTGTGCTGAACATCAACACCGCCCTCCGCTCACTCCTCCGAGGCCACACACAG AGGGTGACGGACATGGCTTTCTTTGCTGAGGATGTCCATCGTTTGGCAAG CGCGAGCGTAGATGGGCGGATATATGTGTGGAGGATTGATGAGGGGCCTGATGAGGAAAATAAACCACAAATTACTGGAAAGATTGAAATTGCCATCCAAATTGTAGGCGACGTTGAAGCTTACCATCCCAGGATATGTTGGCACTCACATAAGCAA GAGATTCTGTTTGTTGGAATTGGGAACTGTGTGTTGAGAATAGACACAACTAAAGtaggaagaggaagagacttTGCTGTGGAAGAACCTGTTAAATGTCATCTTGAGAAACTTATTGATGGTGTTCGCTTAGTTGGTAAGCATGACGGTGATGTGACGGATTTGTCCATCTCTCAGTGGATGAGTACCCGCTTGGCCTCAGGGTCAAAGGATGGCACG GTAAAGATCTGGGATGATCGCAAACCAGTTCCTTTGTCCATTCTGAAGCCACATGATGGTCAAGCTGTTTACTCAGTTGCTTTTCTTACAGCACCTGAGCGGCCAAATCATATAAATCTAATTACAGCG GGTCCTCTGAACCGAGAAATTAAAATTTGGGCTTCTACTAATGAAGATGGTTGGTTGTTGCCAAGTGATTCTGAGAGTTGGAACTGTACCCAGACCTTGGAACTTGTTAGTTCTCTGGAGCCTAGAGTGGAGGAGGCATTTTTCAACCAGGTTGCAGTACTGCCTCAAGCGAGCCTGATTTTGCTTGCAAATGCTAAAAAGAATGCTATTTATGCTGTCCATGTTGAGTATGGCCCAGATCCTGCCTCTACTCGCTTGGACTATATAGCAGATTTCACCGTTGCAATGCCTATTTTAAGCCTCACTGGGACACATGAAGGCCAATCTGATGGTGAACAAGTTGTTCAAGTCTATTGTGTCCAAACAATGGCCATTCAACAATACGGATTAGAGTTATCACTCTGTTCGCCTCCTACAGCTGATACTACTGGGTTTGGAAGAGATCCAGCTATTTCCCGTGTTTATGAGGCACCTCCGGAAGTGGCAGGAACAGAGTTGTCTACAACAACTAGTAAACCACCGGCTGTTGACCAGTCTGCAGGTAATGCAGCTACATATTCTCCTATAGTTGCTTCAGTTAATTCAGAAGTAGTTATTTCTTGTTATTTATCTGCAGAGTTTGATCCgaaaccatcagcttcgccgCTTGCATACTCAGAAGGTGATGGTTCTGTGCATCTCCCATCTGCACCTCTTGCATCAAAGATGGAGGTTCCTGTATCGGGAGCAGCACCTGGAACTCGTGATATGGATCAATCAGCTTTTGACTATACAACAAACAGGAACATGGAGCGTGATGCTTTGAAAAGGCAAGATACACCCATGCCCATGAGAAAGGATATCTTAGGAAAGGATGAGCTAAGAGATGGTCACGGTGATGTTGCAATGCTTCCAAATCCCCGTTTGATGTTTCAGGTTGGAGGGAATGCTACACACTTGGTTACTCCATCTGAAATTATATCGGGCACTCTCTCATCTACTGAAAACAATGATGTCTCTAAATCCGATGGAGGAAAAATTCAAGATGTTTCCAGTAGAAGCTCTCGGATTGCAGAAGTGGAACCAAAACAAATTGATGAGAGTAAGCCAGATCAAAATTCAGGACTTGAAACTGTGAAGGAAACTCAGATTGTTTGCGAGAATATGGAGAAAACTCGTTCCTTGGAGCAAACTGTTGAAATGATCAGTGAGCGCTCAGTGACAACTGACAAGTACAGTGTGGAAGAATCAGAGTTACCATCTGATAAGCCAACGTTGGACCATACTGGTGTTGCTGATGAAAATGTCATTAAAAAGTCTGTGGAAATGCCTGAGAAAAGTGATTACTCTGCTGCTTCCAGGGAGCAATCATCTTCGTATACGAAGGAGGAGAAAGTTTTACACCCTCAAACATCTGGTCAGCCATCTCCTCCTGTTAGTGCTTTCAACTCAACTGAGTCACATGAGCCTTTGAGTTCCGCATATCCTCCTATCAGCTCCTTCCCAGAAGTTGCTGCCACACAAGGGATGCTGCAACAG CTCATAGGGATGCAGAAGGACATGGAAAAGCAGTTGAGTACTATGATTCCTGCCTCAGTGGCAAAGGAAAGCAAAAAACTCGAGACGTCATTAGGGCGCAGCATGGAGAAATCTATCAAGGCTCACATTGATGCCATTTGGTTTCGTCTCCAGGAGGAAAACACTAAGCGTGAAAAGGCTGACACAGAGCGAATGCAGCAATTGGTTACTCTCATTACAAACTCGATAAATAAGGACATTCCTGCTAATCTGGAGAAGTCACTTAAGAAAGAAATCTCATCACTTGGGCCTGTTGTTGCTCGAGCAATTTCACCTATTATTGAGAAGTGCCTAGCCTCTGCGGTTTCTGATTCAGTTCAG AAAGGGGTGGGTGACAAGGTGTGCAATCAGCTGGATAAATCTATTAGTGGAAAACTTGAAGCTACACTTGCCAGGCAAATCCAAATGCAGTTCCATACATCTGTAAAACAGGCTCTTCAG GATGCTTTGCGCACTAGCTTTGAATCATTGCTGGTTCCAGCATTTGAACAATCATGCAAGACAATGTTTGAGCAAGTAGATGGTGCATTTCAGAAAGGAATGTCTGAGCACACAGTTGCTATTCAGCAGCAAGTTGAGGCAGCACATACCCCATTAGCGTTAACATTAAAG GAGACCATCAATTCTGCATCATCAATCACCCAGAGTTTTTCATCGGAGTTACTTGATGGCCAGCGCAAGCTATTGGCACTTGTTGCTTCTGGGAACACCAAGGCACATAATACCAATTCTTTGCAACCCATTAATGGTCCTTTGAGTGGCCCCCAAGAG GTTGAGGCTCCGTTAGATCCGATGAAAGAGCTGGGCAGACTGATATCTGAACGCAAGTTTGATGAGGCATTTACAATGGCCCTACAAAGGAGTGATGTTTCCATAGTGTCGTGGCTATGCTCTCAG
- the LOC112882228 gene encoding enhancer of mRNA-decapping protein 4-like isoform X2 gives MASPTGNPNPNPNPPFELGKLFRPPNPMPTATAAPIFPGAAGGPAGPPPPSGPYSYPPVTPPFHRGPYLHYPQDPHAMPRPVVSFPMPNPNLNPNPSANPNAAVPGPNPGVRLMQLLGNSGPTQLETAVSMPPPTSEFAQPQPLPAMPSAAPARMLSSTSSKVPRGRLLGGGERAVHDIDSRLPGEAHPPQLEVTPITKYTSDPGLVLGRQIAVNRTYIVYGLKLGNIRVLNINTALRSLLRGHTQRVTDMAFFAEDVHRLASASVDGRIYVWRIDEGPDEENKPQITGKIEIAIQIVGDVEAYHPRICWHSHKQEILFVGIGNCVLRIDTTKVGRGRDFAVEEPVKCHLEKLIDGVRLVGKHDGDVTDLSISQWMSTRLASGSKDGTVKIWDDRKPVPLSILKPHDGQAVYSVAFLTAPERPNHINLITAGPLNREIKIWASTNEDGWLLPSDSESWNCTQTLELVSSLEPRVEEAFFNQVAVLPQASLILLANAKKNAIYAVHVEYGPDPASTRLDYIADFTVAMPILSLTGTHEGQSDGEQVVQVYCVQTMAIQQYGLELSLCSPPTADTTGFGRDPAISRVYEAPPEVAGTELSTTTSKPPAVDQSAEFDPKPSASPLAYSEGDGSVHLPSAPLASKMEVPVSGAAPGTRDMDQSAFDYTTNRNMERDALKRQDTPMPMRKDILGKDELRDGHGDVAMLPNPRLMFQVGGNATHLVTPSEIISGTLSSTENNDVSKSDGGKIQDVSSRSSRIAEVEPKQIDESKPDQNSGLETVKETQIVCENMEKTRSLEQTVEMISERSVTTDKYSVEESELPSDKPTLDHTGVADENVIKKSVEMPEKSDYSAASREQSSSYTKEEKVLHPQTSGQPSPPVSAFNSTESHEPLSSAYPPISSFPEVAATQGMLQQLIGMQKDMEKQLSTMIPASVAKESKKLETSLGRSMEKSIKAHIDAIWFRLQEENTKREKADTERMQQLVTLITNSINKDIPANLEKSLKKEISSLGPVVARAISPIIEKCLASAVSDSVQKGVGDKVCNQLDKSISGKLEATLARQIQMQFHTSVKQALQDALRTSFESLLVPAFEQSCKTMFEQVDGAFQKGMSEHTVAIQQQVEAAHTPLALTLKETINSASSITQSFSSELLDGQRKLLALVASGNTKAHNTNSLQPINGPLSGPQEVEAPLDPMKELGRLISERKFDEAFTMALQRSDVSIVSWLCSQVDLRALLAMVPVPLNQGVLLALLQQLAVDINNETSRKVQWMTDVAMAINPADPMIAVHVRPIFEQVYSQLAHQRALPTTSASDGTSIRVIMHVINSVLLSYK, from the exons ATGGCGTCTCCCACcggaaaccctaaccctaaccccaaTCCACCATTCGAGCTGGGGAAGCTCTTCAGGCCACCGAACCCCAtgcccaccgccaccgccgcgcccaTCTTCCCCGGTGCCGCCGGAGGCCCCgcgggcccgccgccgccgtccggtcCCTACTCCTACCCTCCGGTGACCCCGCCCTTCCACCGGGGACCCTACCTGCACTATCCGCAGGACCCCCACGCCATGCCCCGCCCCGTCGTCTCCTTCCCCATGCCAAACCCAAACCTcaaccccaacccgagcgctaACCCCAACGCCGCTGTCCCGGGCCCCAACCCCGGCGTGCGCCTCATGCAGCTGCTCGGAAACTCCGGGCCGACTCAACTCGAGACCGCCGTCTCCATGCCCCCGCCGACGTCGGAGTTCGCGCAGCCGCAGCCTCTACCGGCGATGCCgtccgcggcgccggcgaggatgCTGAGCAGCACCAGCAGTAAGGTGCCCAGGGGACGGTTGCTTGGCGGCGGGGAACGAGCGGTGCACGATATTGACTCGAGGCTGCCTGGGGAGGCGCATCCACCACAGCTGGAGGTGACACCGATCACCAAATACACGTCGGATCCGGGGCTCGTGCTGGGCAGGCAGATCGCGGTGAACCGAACGTACATCGTGTATGGGCTCAAGCTCGGGAACATCCGTGTGCTGAACATCAACACCGCCCTCCGCTCACTCCTCCGAGGCCACACACAG AGGGTGACGGACATGGCTTTCTTTGCTGAGGATGTCCATCGTTTGGCAAG CGCGAGCGTAGATGGGCGGATATATGTGTGGAGGATTGATGAGGGGCCTGATGAGGAAAATAAACCACAAATTACTGGAAAGATTGAAATTGCCATCCAAATTGTAGGCGACGTTGAAGCTTACCATCCCAGGATATGTTGGCACTCACATAAGCAA GAGATTCTGTTTGTTGGAATTGGGAACTGTGTGTTGAGAATAGACACAACTAAAGtaggaagaggaagagacttTGCTGTGGAAGAACCTGTTAAATGTCATCTTGAGAAACTTATTGATGGTGTTCGCTTAGTTGGTAAGCATGACGGTGATGTGACGGATTTGTCCATCTCTCAGTGGATGAGTACCCGCTTGGCCTCAGGGTCAAAGGATGGCACG GTAAAGATCTGGGATGATCGCAAACCAGTTCCTTTGTCCATTCTGAAGCCACATGATGGTCAAGCTGTTTACTCAGTTGCTTTTCTTACAGCACCTGAGCGGCCAAATCATATAAATCTAATTACAGCG GGTCCTCTGAACCGAGAAATTAAAATTTGGGCTTCTACTAATGAAGATGGTTGGTTGTTGCCAAGTGATTCTGAGAGTTGGAACTGTACCCAGACCTTGGAACTTGTTAGTTCTCTGGAGCCTAGAGTGGAGGAGGCATTTTTCAACCAGGTTGCAGTACTGCCTCAAGCGAGCCTGATTTTGCTTGCAAATGCTAAAAAGAATGCTATTTATGCTGTCCATGTTGAGTATGGCCCAGATCCTGCCTCTACTCGCTTGGACTATATAGCAGATTTCACCGTTGCAATGCCTATTTTAAGCCTCACTGGGACACATGAAGGCCAATCTGATGGTGAACAAGTTGTTCAAGTCTATTGTGTCCAAACAATGGCCATTCAACAATACGGATTAGAGTTATCACTCTGTTCGCCTCCTACAGCTGATACTACTGGGTTTGGAAGAGATCCAGCTATTTCCCGTGTTTATGAGGCACCTCCGGAAGTGGCAGGAACAGAGTTGTCTACAACAACTAGTAAACCACCGGCTGTTGACCAGTCTGCAG AGTTTGATCCgaaaccatcagcttcgccgCTTGCATACTCAGAAGGTGATGGTTCTGTGCATCTCCCATCTGCACCTCTTGCATCAAAGATGGAGGTTCCTGTATCGGGAGCAGCACCTGGAACTCGTGATATGGATCAATCAGCTTTTGACTATACAACAAACAGGAACATGGAGCGTGATGCTTTGAAAAGGCAAGATACACCCATGCCCATGAGAAAGGATATCTTAGGAAAGGATGAGCTAAGAGATGGTCACGGTGATGTTGCAATGCTTCCAAATCCCCGTTTGATGTTTCAGGTTGGAGGGAATGCTACACACTTGGTTACTCCATCTGAAATTATATCGGGCACTCTCTCATCTACTGAAAACAATGATGTCTCTAAATCCGATGGAGGAAAAATTCAAGATGTTTCCAGTAGAAGCTCTCGGATTGCAGAAGTGGAACCAAAACAAATTGATGAGAGTAAGCCAGATCAAAATTCAGGACTTGAAACTGTGAAGGAAACTCAGATTGTTTGCGAGAATATGGAGAAAACTCGTTCCTTGGAGCAAACTGTTGAAATGATCAGTGAGCGCTCAGTGACAACTGACAAGTACAGTGTGGAAGAATCAGAGTTACCATCTGATAAGCCAACGTTGGACCATACTGGTGTTGCTGATGAAAATGTCATTAAAAAGTCTGTGGAAATGCCTGAGAAAAGTGATTACTCTGCTGCTTCCAGGGAGCAATCATCTTCGTATACGAAGGAGGAGAAAGTTTTACACCCTCAAACATCTGGTCAGCCATCTCCTCCTGTTAGTGCTTTCAACTCAACTGAGTCACATGAGCCTTTGAGTTCCGCATATCCTCCTATCAGCTCCTTCCCAGAAGTTGCTGCCACACAAGGGATGCTGCAACAG CTCATAGGGATGCAGAAGGACATGGAAAAGCAGTTGAGTACTATGATTCCTGCCTCAGTGGCAAAGGAAAGCAAAAAACTCGAGACGTCATTAGGGCGCAGCATGGAGAAATCTATCAAGGCTCACATTGATGCCATTTGGTTTCGTCTCCAGGAGGAAAACACTAAGCGTGAAAAGGCTGACACAGAGCGAATGCAGCAATTGGTTACTCTCATTACAAACTCGATAAATAAGGACATTCCTGCTAATCTGGAGAAGTCACTTAAGAAAGAAATCTCATCACTTGGGCCTGTTGTTGCTCGAGCAATTTCACCTATTATTGAGAAGTGCCTAGCCTCTGCGGTTTCTGATTCAGTTCAG AAAGGGGTGGGTGACAAGGTGTGCAATCAGCTGGATAAATCTATTAGTGGAAAACTTGAAGCTACACTTGCCAGGCAAATCCAAATGCAGTTCCATACATCTGTAAAACAGGCTCTTCAG GATGCTTTGCGCACTAGCTTTGAATCATTGCTGGTTCCAGCATTTGAACAATCATGCAAGACAATGTTTGAGCAAGTAGATGGTGCATTTCAGAAAGGAATGTCTGAGCACACAGTTGCTATTCAGCAGCAAGTTGAGGCAGCACATACCCCATTAGCGTTAACATTAAAG GAGACCATCAATTCTGCATCATCAATCACCCAGAGTTTTTCATCGGAGTTACTTGATGGCCAGCGCAAGCTATTGGCACTTGTTGCTTCTGGGAACACCAAGGCACATAATACCAATTCTTTGCAACCCATTAATGGTCCTTTGAGTGGCCCCCAAGAG GTTGAGGCTCCGTTAGATCCGATGAAAGAGCTGGGCAGACTGATATCTGAACGCAAGTTTGATGAGGCATTTACAATGGCCCTACAAAGGAGTGATGTTTCCATAGTGTCGTGGCTATGCTCTCAG